Proteins encoded by one window of Candidatus Aegiribacteria sp.:
- a CDS encoding flippase-like domain-containing protein, producing MGYLVISVGLNSLWATFLKINFLWGILAAICNLTFFVLGAFNIWLLLRVMQPIPFTEYARSYIYALSINLFAPGQLGDASIALFLKKQGIPLRRSGLAYLIDKIVTVFVLFCIAWYGAHIFLPEINPVWFIVMPFAGLSAIVFAIVIIQKVPSDFKYVLKAKQWTISTLDELKSVRDKWHILILNTFLTIVKWLVMCLSYYCAFRSFGQFIPWPEIGIIPVLSTLVGYIPVSVGGIGTVEYSAVSLFSIMGVAETIVLSTYLFLRSLQYMQTGVMMIFTHRNKN from the coding sequence ATGGGTTATTTAGTAATCTCTGTTGGTCTGAATTCACTCTGGGCAACATTTCTTAAAATCAATTTTTTATGGGGTATTCTTGCAGCTATCTGCAATCTTACTTTTTTTGTTCTGGGAGCGTTCAATATCTGGTTACTACTGCGTGTTATGCAGCCGATACCATTTACTGAATATGCAAGAAGTTACATATATGCGTTGTCAATAAATCTATTTGCACCGGGGCAACTTGGAGATGCCTCAATCGCATTGTTTCTGAAAAAACAGGGAATTCCTTTACGAAGAAGCGGGCTGGCTTACCTTATCGATAAAATCGTAACTGTATTTGTACTCTTTTGTATTGCATGGTATGGAGCACATATATTTCTGCCGGAAATCAATCCTGTTTGGTTTATTGTAATGCCTTTTGCAGGTTTGTCTGCTATTGTTTTTGCTATAGTAATTATCCAGAAAGTTCCATCTGATTTTAAATATGTTTTAAAAGCAAAACAATGGACTATATCAACATTAGATGAACTGAAAAGCGTTCGTGATAAATGGCACATTCTAATTCTCAATACATTTCTTACTATTGTAAAATGGCTTGTGATGTGTCTTTCCTATTATTGTGCATTCCGATCCTTCGGGCAATTCATACCCTGGCCCGAAATCGGCATTATTCCAGTTCTTTCAACACTGGTTGGTTACATTCCTGTTTCGGTGGGGGGTATTGGAACTGTTGAGTATTCTGCAGTATCTCTCTTTTCAATTATGGGTGTTGCTGAAACAATTGTTTTGAGTACATA